CACCAGATACaattaaaacattatattaCAACAAGACAGCCAATCTCATCACATCAGGTCACCAGATCTTAAAATATCAatgtcttcacacacactctgtaataATCAATGTGTATTCAAGCAGTATAATTCTGTAACCATTTATTAACGTTGTTGGAAATTCATTACCCTGTGTTTTAAAGCTTTCAGGCTTGGATCAGAAGTCCtgtgccatttttattttttgtctaaaTTAAGGAATTGGAAGCGGATGGACTAAGTTTTGGATTGGAACTAGGACTAGGATTAGGTTGAGGAGACCTTCCACAGAAATTTGTGAAAGCAAGAAGTGATCTTAAAGTCTGCAGGTGCCCCCATTCTGTGTCAGCAGTGCCACTCAATCGACCACCATGTCGGACGGCCGGATCTATGTGGGGAATCTCCCCATGGATGTCCAGGAGAGAGACATTGAGGATCTCTTCTACAAATATGGAAAAATCCGTGACATTGAATTGAAGAACAATAGAGGCACTATCCCCTTTGCCTTCATCCGATTTGAAGATCCACGGTGAGTTTTAGGGATGGTCTCTGGCAAGTCAAATCACTTTCCCCTTGCTGGATACCTTAAATTTTGTGCTATAGTATCGTCTCCAGTGACTGACAGCAGGAAATGGATGGAGACCTTTGGAGCTTGTGAAACAGGCGTACTGTGGTAAGGAGTTCTTTGCTCTTTCCTCTTAGGGATGCAGATGATGCCGTCTATGGAAGGAATGGATATGGATATGGAGACTCCAAGCTGCGTGTAGAGTATCCTCGCTCCTCTGGTGCTAAATTTGGTGCTatgggaggtggaggtggtggtggtggtggtgaaggaggaggaagaggaggaggaggaggaggaggaggaggaggaccaaGGGGAAGGTTTGGACCCCCAACTCGAAGATCTGATTTCCGGGTCATAGTGACTGGTAGGTGGACGTCATGAGTCGTAGCCAgttaatatttttctctctttaacacCATCCTGGAGGTCAAGGTCATTGGTAGGATGGAGGTCGTAAGAGTCGTAGGCAGACAAGttacactcactctctctctcatggcGGATTGGAGGACAAGGGGACTAGTAGAGGACGTCATGTGTCGTAGGCAGatatgtttctctctctcatggCGGACTCGAGGAAAAGGGGACTAGTGAAGGACGTCATGAGTCGTAGGCAGATAtgttactctctctctctaatggCGGACTGGAGGAGAAGGGGACTTGTAGAGGACATCATAAATCGTAGGCAGATatgtttctctcactctctcatgGCGGACTGAAGGACAAGGGGACTAGTAGAGGACATCATAAGTCGTAGGCAGatatgtttctctctctctcatggcGGACTGGAGGACAAGGGGACTAGTAGAAGATGTTATGAGTCGTAGGCAgatgtgtttctctctctcatggCGGACTGGAGGTCAAGGGGACTGAGTGGATGAGGTCAAGTCAGCTCCTTAAATCACGAAACTcaaaaaagtaaagtgaaacCGTTCAAGTTGGCTGCAAAATCCCAAACTCCGACTATAGTTACTGGTAGgtgttattttgtcattgtatcatcatcatcattagttTCTGTTTGTCGTGTGCTACATTTATCTTGTGTTTATACAAGCTGTTAGAATTAGACTGCTTGACCAACCCCTTCAAGTCTAGAGTTTATACAGTAGCCTGCATTGAACGTCATACTAGAGCAGGTTTCTGGAAGTAAAACACTCTGGGGTTCTGGTCTGAAAATATTGGGCTTCTCTAAAATATACAATTATTTCATATAAATTGGTGGAAATTCCCACCTTCTTATTGTAAGGGTTAGATATCCTTAACTATTAGTCAACGTACCGCACAAAGGAATTTGTGAATATTGAGTGGAGGAGTGGGGTAGACTTACACCTGTCgaaaaattacaaaattaaaactcattttcaattttCCTGTTTGGAGTTAAGATGGCGAACCATTTTAGCATTTCTAGCTCGGGgaattaaattagtttttgcGTTAAGTCATTAGTACTAACATTGAATAAGTGCATTGGAGGAAAAAAGTCAACTGTTAAAGAAAGTGCACCTTAACAAGTCCCAAATAGCATGCCATAGGAAACAGCCAATCATATGACATACTGATCAACATAAACAATCAGTCAAGACTGTTATGTAACCATATAGTATTATGGTATTAGGTAGGATACTTCACTGTCTGCTGAATAAATTGATTGTCTTTAAAAGGAAACATTCCTTTTGTACATGAATTTACAGCAAGAAAGAATATGCAAAACTCTAAGTCTTCCCACTTCTCCATCTATTTATATCTAGCTATTGAATGTTAATTGCTGTTTAGTTCAGACCCCATAAAGTTCCGTAAAACCAGATAATGTGTTATTTGCGCAAAAGATGAAACCTGTCCCTGCAGTGATTTTATTGCCCAGTAATATACACAAGAAAGTAACATGTATATTTTTCCCACTCCAGGATTACCACCAACCGGGAGCTGGCAGGATCTGAAGGATCATATGCGCGAGGCAGGAGACGTCTGTTTTGCAGACGTGCAGCGTGATGGCGAGGGTGTGGTGGAATTCCTGCGCAGAGAGGACATGGAGTATGCGTTGCGCAGACTGGATCGGACTGAGTTCCGTTCACACCAAGTGAGTGCAGGTGCTGATGAGATTTAATTGTACTTAAACTCTtaaagatgtttgaagaaataagtgtcatttatttttttcctagGGCGAGACCGCTTACATCCGCGTCTATGAGGAGCGGGGCACCCCTAACTGGGGTCGGTCACGTTCCCGCTCTAGATCCAGAGGTCGCTACTCACCTGCCTATAACAGAGGATCTCCTCCTCCACGCTACCAGTCACCTCCACGGCATGCTATGTCGCGCCATAGTCCACCCCCCAGGAGGCACCCTCCCCAGCACCATAGCCCACCTCCGCGTCATTACCGGTAGAAAGGCCTGTCATTTATAGAGGAattgaggaaaacattttgtaattttacttttttttttttttaaccccagGCCTCCTTGTAGGATACTTCATCATTATTTCTTGCTACAAAACATTCCATGATCAGGAACGTCTGAACACACCCTGCTCTTCTCCTCAGCCTTAAAATTTTTTCCTTGTTCTTTTAACACCCAATTGTTATCTGGAAGcaagattgttttgtttggtttttccCTAAGTGaagtaaatgtatttgattGTCATGTAACATATTGAGGGTTTCTTTTATAAAGAAATTCTGGGTGATGTCAAACTTtgacctgtacacacacacatgattttattgtccaaaacaaattacacaatTCTGCAGCTATCAGGCTCTAAAGGTCATGTTTCTGTAGCTACGTTGAGTATGAAGTTTTTGCCAATCAATGAACCTGTGAAGCTAATCAATATCCTCCTCTGActcaaaacatgtcaaattagTGAGCCTTTTAGAGTAGTGACACATGTTGACTGTGAGCCTGTcagatgattttttaaaatgtgtgaccGAGGTGGCCTGTTGGTGGAATATAATTTGTACGCATCTctctaatgtttgttttttgttttttgtttaccaATAAAATGCAAACTTTTACTGTGACTGTTTTATTCCTTGTCCTTAAGCTTATTTTTAATATATCATTACTAAATTCATTGGAAGTGGGCTTTCCAAAATTAAGACACAATGTCtttaattttataatttataacCATGTTATCCTAGTGCAGCAGGTCAAAATGTGTAAACCgaatgacttaaaaaaaaataagcattGGTTTTCAATTTTCATTGGTTCATTTGATAGACAGGCAAGAGTTCCCTAACCAACAGTGAACAGACAAAATACCCGACactcatgtttgtgtgtacaatatacagtatattctgaGATGTAGCCCATCAAACCTTGATTGAAGATAATGGTTGAATACAACCCTCTTGTTTGAGGGTTAAACTGGGTGTGAACATGATTCATTGCTGGCTATTAACAGGCACAGTGGAGGGTGAAATATCAGTTGTTCAAGCTTAGTTCAAGCTAAaggaaatgttcattttttagAAATGTGTCTCAAAATAACAATACTGTAACCTATTGTATCATTTTAATCAAGTGGTATTAGAAATACTATCAACATATCCATGCTTTTGACAACCTCAGTTGTTCCATGCCTATTGGGTTTGTATTAGTCATTACAAAGCACTAATTAAGACCTTATTCTGCATGACCATAATCTACAAATACTAGACCATTAACTAAGTTTTCCCTCAATTACCTCCTAATTACTGCTTATTGATAGTAACTTAGAAAGTTGTTGTACAttactttttgatttttaatatGCTTTGCTCACTGTAGGCCTAattttataataatgtaaagGAGTATGTTTCCCTCGCTCGTTTAACGTTTGAAAATCTGGTGTTTTTATACAGAACATTGGTGGGTGTGTAACTATATATTTAGTACATTATGAAAGTGTCAAGTGTGGAAATACACAGAAGGCACACGGGATgcaaaatataatattttttaatacgCAATAAATTAATTATACCAGGTGACAATctgagaggacagagaaaaaaaataaaaatatatttatttccaaTGGCATATTTTTATCTTTCTGTTCATTATAGTCCGATAAAGCCCATATACAGACATTGTATTGCATTTAATAAATATGTACTATCTTAGACAATAAGTCTTTTTAACACATTGTTTACAGTAAATCTtctgacaacaaacacagcaatACACAAACAGCAATACTCGGGCATGTTTTAGAAGATCGTATGGAGACACATTAGCAGTGATGTCAAAACACTGGAATTTAAGCCACAGTGAACCAGATACAGGTGTGTTTTAGCTGTTTTGCGAACGGAAGTGGCACCAATAAGTCATATTTTCTGACATACTTATGCTGGTATCGAGCCATGTAGATAGAGAAGTATTTATCTGTGGCGATTTAAGGATATCCATTTGAAATTTCTCAGACTTTACTCAGATAACATTAGAATTTGTTTATACCAAAGATGTCTCCAGGACATTGTTTCTGGAAAGACAAGTTGCAGCTAAATGTTCATTTTCGGCTGGACGGATGGATTTCCATTCACTTCCACTGAACGTACACACATAAAACCGGAAATATCTGCATGGCTGCATACCACTGTTAGCTACCACTAAACCGAGCCTTTAAATGTAGTAAGTTGACCTCCTGGGACCCAGTAGACTGTGAAATGACGGCTTCAAAAAGATGAAATATACAAGTAGCTGAAGTCATGACAGTCTGAGCAGCACGGTGATAAAGTACAATGAACAGAAACTCTTGAGCTAAGAGGTGCGCAGTAGTAATCTGGGGACGATTACAGTCTCCCCAAAAAATGAGCCCCATCCAAGGACCTTGAGGGCACCAGATAAAATCTGGCAGGCTGAGAACAAGATGTCTGCTCTCCATTAAATATCAATAATTTTTTGCAAGACTTGTTTGACAAGCTAAGCAAGATCGGCAGGACAAGACAGAGGCACAAAACCATGAAACTGATTTTAAGGTGAAAGTGAGAGAGGGACGTGCAGATTGCAAAGGAAGCATGCTGCGTTCACTGCACCCCTTTGAGATCAAATGAGCCACTGTTAGCACTGTACTGTCTCTATGTCTTGAGAACCAGCAGCTGAATTCTTCAGCCTGAGCAGCATTGTGTTAAGGTGAGAAGATTGTACAACAATAACTGTTGGtcagcacaaaaataaaagctaGTGGAGGGGTCAAAGGATGAAGTCCACACCATAATCAATGCATAGAGGAGGTCAGAGATAGAAGGAGCACACAGTATGAGAACTTGGTTGGGTGCCAGAGGAGAAGACGATACTGTATATGCAAACTATGTGCAATCATGCACAGAGTTCACAGGTTCGGTCCGGATATCCTGCAGACTTGTGTGCATCAGAGGCAAACACAGGGAGAGGACCATTGAGCTTCCAAGAAGCCAGTGAGTGGTCCTCAAAATGGCTATTGATAAGCAAACCACACATGCTACATGGACACAACCTCCTCTAATGTACCTCTAAGACCAAATCATCTAATAATGGCAGATATTATTACTGAAAATATATTCAAGTGCATCACAAGATGTTTAATCATGGTAGCTACAGTTTCAgcgaaataataaaaatactgaaaatatatTCAAGTGTATCACAAGCTGTATGGTAGGTATAACTTCACAAAAATAACCCGGCAGAAAATGTAACAATACAGTGAAGAATTTGGTTGCTGTATCCCTGAAAAAACAGCTAAATTTAaggcaaaataaataacatcCTGAAGCAACAAGGGTACATTCACTAGGTGAACAataacactttcaaaataaatttacTGGCATTAGTTGCATCTCCTGAATATAGAGAGGAGCATCTGGAAAGACGTTACACAACTATATGACCATATATGTCGTCTTTTCAGTACTTACCGATCACTGCATTTCACTAACATTGATTCCTTTCCTCTTGAATACATGACTATTACGTGGTCGTGTCAGTAGTATCTTGAAATAATTTAGCACAAAGACACatgggagcagcagcagcagaacagcagcaTCCTGCATCACTTGTTTTCAATGAGTGTCTGCACTTTTTGGACCAAGTCTCGAGCCATCATCAGGACCTGCGGGACGTTGTGTCGCTCTGCCATTTCTGAGAGGAGAATTTGAAAACCATTGTGACTCACAAGAGGTACATTATTTAGTAATATCGATCATGTTTAATAGCTCATTTTCTCCTTGAAACTATTTCAAAGCATTCTCTATTATCATTGCTGAAATATTATCGTCTTCCACTTGTTTATTTTGCTTCAACTAATTATGAGAATGGTATGTTAGTCTGTTTTTTCAACTGGTAATTGTTTTTCAACACTCCTTCCACCATATTGTAACTTAATTATCTGTCATATCTCGTCTTACCGTTAAAGAACTTGATGATGTCTGTGAAGTCCATGTTATTTTCCAGGATGATGTCTCTATACATTTCTACAAGTGCCAGAGCGATGAAGAGCACAAAGTGCTCAGAGGAGGTGTACTTGGCTGCCCAGATCGTTTCCCACAAGGAGAACACATCGTCATACACCATTTctatgcaaaaaaacaaacaaaaagagatcAGATCACATTCAGTATCATGTTATGAACAATTCAAAGCTCTTAAATGGGAGATTCAAGTGAAAATATTTCAATGTGTAGGATTTCCCATCACCTCTTTTGAAGTCAAGCAAGAACCAGCGATAACAGAAGTAGAAGTGAGTATAGTCTCCATTCTGCTGCATCAGTTCAAACAGCTCAGAGTCCAGGATCTATTAGTATAAagacaagtcaagtcaaatccTGCTAGAAACAAAATATTATATTGTTCtatattatttctatttttacactaagttcacttattttttcttgtgtctTTACACTTGTCTGTCACtgttaggcaacaaaaatacttggtaaggtttaggaaaacatggttcGGGTTAAAATAGATCCaatcacaacattaaacatgtgTTCGAAAGGAAAATTTCTCCTGTGTGCATATTATTCAGGTCTTTTTCTCCGAGTCActaagctatgacattacaaaaacttGATTGGTCAGTTTTAACGATGGCCCTGGAGCAACAATAATTACAATGTTTGagtttaacaacaacaacacggcGATATCAGATCATGCGTGGGCAGACATTGATTTAAGTCTGAAATTGATAAAGGTTGATCAAAAATTGCAatattcattaattattaaaaaattattttatttaaaaaaaaaaaacttcagtcaGCTCCCCATtgaggattttccttcatcacaagtacagatattgacacattttggTACATGTAAAAAGCACATGATCTGTATCGGACACTCGTTTCAGCCAAGTACTTGCTCAGCCCTAATATGTACATACCTGGATAAGAGAACGCATATTGGCAAAGTGAGAGTCCATGGCACCACCATGAGGAAAATTCTggttcatcctcttcatcagcTCAGTGAAGCAGCTAAATGCCATGACCTCTGGGAAGCATACACATTTAAAAGGTTAGTCATTTAGTCATTTAGGTGATTTCAGGCAAGTGTATACTGACAGGGCTTGCACTTAGTTTTCACCGACCGTCGTCCAGAATAACCAGTAGCGGAGCCAGCAGATCACACATGCCCTGGACGTACCCTGTATCCAGATGCTGCCACACGTAACTACAAAGACAACCAGAttgtttcatttgtattttggttTTGGGTTGAGACAAACGTAAAAGATATTCAGCATGGTGACACATTTACCTGCACATGATGTTACGCAGCTTGTCCAGGTTCTCGGATGTGAAGTACCAATATGCTCTGTCACAACGTCTGACGTCTTTGTCAATGCGGTGCAAATTGATCAAGTACATGTCCAGTGTTTCTTGCTACAAAAATAGAATTCTGTTAGTGCATGCTTacgattaaaaaaaagtgtgtgtttgtatgtcatGTGTCATGCTTACAGAATAGGTTTGTTCTTCTGAGGATTCGTCGTGTTTGgcccctcctcccacctccacAGTCTCTGGTTCAGCGAGCACATTTTCCATCTCAGGCTCCTCTTCAGAAAGGCCCAGGTCGGTGCCCTCAGGACTGGTGTTACAGGCCGTGTCCAGATGGTGATCTAGGACAAGGCCCTCTGAtgccattttctctctttgggCAAAGGAGATGGGGGGAGCGGCGAGCCCTGCCAAAGGCCTGGATTTGATAGCCTCAGAGGTCACACATGTTATCCCTGCAGGAATGTCCTCCATTTCCAGGGCAGAAGGAGAGTCGTCTGAATCGACCGTGTCTGGAGACTGCCGAGAGTGGGACGATAATGAAAGGCTGCCCCTTGAAGCCGACTGAAGTGCGTTCAGTACTTGTCTGACGGGCGAATTTGAACCTGGTTTCTCAGATGCGATTTCTGcagcttttttcatttcagccaaATCGCAAACTGATGCTCCTGCATCctttctttctgcctctgtgGTGCCAGCCTTTGACATTTGTGATGGGATTTCTTCAGAAGCTGTTTCAGGTTTTTCAGAAACCGCTGGCTTCATTTCACCTGCTGGATTAGTATCTTTTTCTGCTGTAGGCGAACACAATGACTCCACTTTCAGATCAGATTTGCTCTTTTGCGCTTGAAAAGTCAAGGTCTGCCCCAGTGGAGGTGCTTGGAAATACTCGTTATGAATCTCTGTTTCTAGCTTtagaacatttgttttctctgggACAGATCTTAAATTCATACTGGTGTCTACTTCTTTTACATCTTCAGATTGCTCATTTGGTGTTATTTCTTTTTCCCCTACTCCTGGTTTTCCTTCAGATTCAGGCATCTCTTGTGAGTTAGCAATTCCACAGTCCTTAACCACCTCACTCTCTGTAACCGTCTCCATCTTTGTCTCTGAAACCTCATCCTTGGCTGCTGCATCCATCACATCCTCCCCTCCTGGCTGTGCCTCTGTTGTAGTTTTCTCCTTTAAGACTTCTGATGCTTCTGCTGACTGCTGGGAGGTTGTGGATCCGACAGCTGACTCAGTTCCAGGAGGGCTGTTTTCTGACTCTGGACATTGATTTGACAGACTCGGGGATGAGGGGTTGCCAGAGGGTGGCTGTGGAGCCTCTGCAGTGCCACTTGTGATGTCCTTCAGTGgactgctgtgctgtgtttctcCCTCCTCGGCCGTGGGCTCAGTCTCAAGCTGATCCACCGCCTCAACTGATCCAAACACCTGGTAACCAATGGAAAATGGTGAGCATGAATTCCGATGTAATGAAAGAGACAAATGTTGAAGGATTGCACTGGTGGTTTTGCTTGTTTGGTTTGGTCACATTTAACTTGTTCTTAGTAATGACATTACA
This portion of the Pagrus major chromosome 12, Pma_NU_1.0 genome encodes:
- the srsf9 gene encoding serine/arginine-rich splicing factor 9; the encoded protein is MSDGRIYVGNLPMDVQERDIEDLFYKYGKIRDIELKNNRGTIPFAFIRFEDPRDADDAVYGRNGYGYGDSKLRVEYPRSSGAKFGAMGGGGGGGGGEGGGRGGGGGGGGGGPRGRFGPPTRRSDFRVIVTGLPPTGSWQDLKDHMREAGDVCFADVQRDGEGVVEFLRREDMEYALRRLDRTEFRSHQGETAYIRVYEERGTPNWGRSRSRSRSRGRYSPAYNRGSPPPRYQSPPRHAMSRHSPPPRRHPPQHHSPPPRHYR